A window of the Nitrospira sp. genome harbors these coding sequences:
- a CDS encoding BrnT family toxin has protein sequence MMTVHANGFDWDQGNRTKCEKHGLSVATIEGLFARPLAVLPDEAHSQREKRFCAIGHTDKGRSVFMVFTFRKKGDDVLIRPISARYMHKKEVDAYEKENPNL, from the coding sequence ATGATGACAGTGCATGCGAACGGCTTTGACTGGGATCAGGGCAATCGTACCAAATGCGAGAAGCATGGCCTTTCCGTGGCGACGATTGAAGGTCTTTTTGCCCGACCGTTGGCTGTACTGCCGGACGAGGCCCACTCACAGCGCGAGAAACGCTTTTGCGCCATAGGCCACACTGACAAAGGACGCAGTGTGTTCATGGTGTTCACGTTTCGCAAGAAAGGGGACGACGTATTGATCCGGCCCATCAGCGCTCGATACATGCACAAGAAGGAGGTCGACGCGTATGAAAAAGAAAATCCCAACCTTTAA
- a CDS encoding BrnA antitoxin family protein, which produces MKKKIPTFKSDRAAAAFVEKADLTQYDLSGAQLTRFEIKPKDKSINLRLSEELYEAVRKRAARAGVPYQRFIRLALEQAVAPK; this is translated from the coding sequence ATGAAAAAGAAAATCCCAACCTTTAAGAGCGACCGCGCGGCGGCGGCGTTCGTCGAAAAGGCTGACCTCACGCAGTATGACTTGTCGGGGGCGCAGTTGACCCGCTTTGAGATCAAACCGAAGGACAAGTCCATCAACCTGCGCCTGTCCGAGGAACTGTATGAGGCTGTCCGCAAACGCGCCGCGCGTGCCGGTGTTCCCTATCAACGGTTTATTCGTCTCGCACTTGAACAGGCTGTTGCTCCGAAGTAG
- a CDS encoding transposase, translating into MSTKTRWSYTAVFKEETVRFVRKSGHPVTQVARDLGIADHLLYRWRAGQQQAEERGQTRQSLQTEQAELVQLRRENAVLKLERDFLKRAAAFFARESQ; encoded by the coding sequence ATGAGCACGAAGACACGATGGTCGTATACGGCGGTATTCAAAGAAGAAACCGTGCGCTTCGTACGGAAGTCAGGGCATCCCGTGACCCAGGTGGCGCGGGATCTGGGGATTGCCGATCATCTCCTCTACCGGTGGCGAGCGGGGCAGCAGCAGGCAGAGGAGCGTGGACAGACCCGACAATCCCTACAGACTGAGCAGGCGGAACTGGTCCAGCTGCGGCGTGAAAATGCCGTATTGAAGCTGGAGCGGGATTTTTTAAAACGTGCGGCGGCGTTCTTCGCGAGGGAGTCCCAATGA
- a CDS encoding IS3 family transposase, with amino-acid sequence MRYGVILEHDRRDPIRLMCRALAGSSAGYYAWRGRAESRRATTNRTLLATIRVLHQDSRQTYGSPSIWRALRTQGHRGGENRVARLLRHDGLRAKTVEKWRAATHSPHRWPVAANTLQRQFTVSQPNRVRAGDITYVWTLEGWLYLAVLLDLYSRAIIGWAMGPRLTGDFTEQALRMAITTRQPQAGLLHHSDLGSQYAAGKSQQLLTTAGITASMSRKGNCWDNARVESFFWTLKRELVSHRH; translated from the coding sequence ATGAGATACGGCGTGATCCTGGAGCACGACCGTCGCGATCCGATCCGCCTGATGTGCCGTGCGCTGGCGGGATCCTCCGCGGGGTATTATGCGTGGCGAGGACGTGCAGAAAGTCGGCGGGCGACCACCAATCGTACGCTGCTCGCCACCATCCGCGTGCTCCATCAGGACAGTCGCCAGACGTATGGCAGTCCGAGCATCTGGCGAGCGCTCCGCACCCAAGGCCACCGGGGTGGGGAGAATCGCGTGGCTCGACTGCTGCGCCACGATGGCCTCCGGGCCAAGACCGTGGAGAAATGGCGGGCCGCGACGCACTCGCCGCACCGCTGGCCCGTGGCGGCGAACACGCTTCAACGCCAGTTCACGGTGTCGCAGCCCAACCGGGTCCGGGCAGGCGATATCACCTACGTCTGGACCCTGGAGGGTTGGCTGTATCTGGCCGTGCTGCTGGATCTCTACTCGCGTGCAATCATTGGCTGGGCGATGGGCCCGCGCTTGACCGGGGATTTTACCGAACAGGCCCTCCGCATGGCGATCACCACTCGCCAGCCCCAAGCCGGACTGCTGCATCACTCCGATCTCGGGAGTCAGTATGCCGCAGGGAAGTCCCAGCAGCTGCTCACCACCGCTGGCATCACGGCCAGCATGAGCCGCAAAGGCAATTGCTGGGACAACGCCCGCGTTGAGAGCTTCTTCTGGACACTGAAGCGCGAGCTCGTGTCCCATCGGCACTAG
- a CDS encoding type II toxin-antitoxin system VapC family toxin has translation MLDASAILEVLLSTPAAPSVYGRLSVNGETLHAPHLLDLEILQVLRRYCATGEITVDRAEQAVADYLDLPITRYAHDVCVRRVWELRQNLTAYDGVYVALAEALSAPLITRDRRLAAASGHRAIIEVV, from the coding sequence GTGCTCGATGCTTCGGCGATTCTCGAAGTGCTGTTGTCGACACCAGCTGCTCCTTCGGTGTACGGTCGTCTCTCTGTCAATGGAGAAACTCTTCATGCCCCGCACCTATTGGACCTAGAAATCCTCCAAGTGTTACGCCGATATTGCGCGACTGGTGAAATCACCGTAGACCGGGCGGAACAGGCTGTGGCCGACTATCTCGATCTTCCAATTACTCGATATGCCCATGATGTCTGTGTGCGCAGGGTTTGGGAACTCCGGCAAAATTTGACGGCTTATGATGGCGTTTATGTGGCTCTGGCTGAGGCGCTTTCGGCTCCGCTGATTACGCGCGATCGAAGATTAGCGGCGGCGTCTGGACATAGGGCTATTATCGAAGTGGTGTGA
- a CDS encoding type II toxin-antitoxin system RelB/DinJ family antitoxin: MAYNESMSKAGQMSMSNRINTRIDTGLKKKAVKIFERLGLTEAEAIRLFYAQVELHQGIPFPLMIPNPHTLEAFEEAKHPKKLPSFKNFHALRSRTGT; encoded by the coding sequence ATGGCGTACAACGAGAGCATGAGTAAAGCTGGACAGATGTCTATGTCTAACCGCATCAACACTCGTATTGATACTGGCCTGAAGAAGAAGGCCGTGAAAATCTTTGAGCGACTCGGCCTGACTGAAGCCGAAGCCATCCGTCTTTTTTATGCCCAGGTTGAACTTCACCAGGGGATTCCCTTTCCTCTCATGATCCCCAACCCGCACACGCTGGAGGCTTTTGAAGAAGCAAAGCATCCCAAGAAACTCCCCTCGTTCAAAAACTTTCATGCACTCAGAAGCCGCACGGGCACGTAA